Proteins encoded within one genomic window of Rossellomorea vietnamensis:
- a CDS encoding YaaC family protein, protein MNEIRQHWDFIHYFQSAEYSQKFLKKCYEKLGSIQAEVKSYDNCYPFMYYLEQGELYYKQAMKSPFSLKPILLFYGYIHFIKAIVLTEDPEYPETTTVLAHGITSRKRKKQQYRFLQDEVKVQKNGLFSHFSDLVFHVKHIIGEKYKMEDLLVQIPELEEAFLILLKKKTMFWFTNQNKLTIDESLLSHFHMSGSLFKQYLNEKMTGNSLSITEDTLHATSAEELLPVRWHLNKNRLALPGIRNEASGIPEVLIHYAILYNLSMIARYETEWWVELLKNRTNEDYPIITTFLNVTTEKSPYLLLKILKDKT, encoded by the coding sequence TTGAACGAAATACGTCAGCACTGGGACTTCATTCACTATTTTCAATCAGCCGAATACTCCCAGAAGTTTCTAAAAAAATGTTACGAAAAACTGGGTTCCATTCAAGCTGAAGTAAAGAGTTATGACAACTGTTATCCATTCATGTATTATCTGGAACAAGGAGAACTTTATTATAAACAAGCCATGAAGTCTCCATTTTCACTAAAGCCCATATTGCTTTTTTATGGATACATTCATTTCATTAAAGCGATTGTCCTGACAGAAGATCCGGAATACCCTGAAACGACTACCGTTCTTGCTCATGGGATTACCTCAAGAAAAAGAAAGAAGCAGCAATACAGGTTTCTACAGGATGAGGTAAAGGTTCAGAAAAACGGGCTCTTCTCACATTTCTCAGACCTCGTGTTCCACGTGAAACATATCATCGGAGAAAAATACAAAATGGAAGATCTTCTCGTCCAAATACCTGAACTCGAAGAAGCATTTCTCATTCTGCTCAAAAAGAAAACCATGTTCTGGTTCACCAATCAGAACAAACTGACGATCGACGAGTCTTTACTCTCCCACTTTCATATGTCCGGGTCTTTATTTAAACAATACTTGAACGAAAAAATGACGGGGAATTCACTCTCTATTACAGAGGACACGCTGCACGCAACCAGCGCTGAAGAACTACTACCTGTCAGATGGCATTTAAACAAAAACCGGTTGGCACTGCCAGGAATTCGAAACGAGGCATCAGGCATACCTGAAGTGCTCATCCACTATGCCATTCTGTATAACTTAAGCATGATTGCCCGGTACGAAACCGAATGGTGGGTGGAATTATTAAAAAACCGGACGAATGAAGATTATCCAATCATTACGACTTTTCTTAACGTTACGACAGAAAAGTCGCCCTATCTATTACTCAAGATCCTTAAGGATAAAACATAG
- a CDS encoding hydrolase, whose product MESKQTYFVDISSGDILQDPNQNASPSFRIFATPTEVNELKMLFNDNYDDDMSTMRRAQVPFRQYHNSPEDNHYDQSMRDIYAKIYLLGDEEARSHITAIGVLENTSDHHVREDIENLK is encoded by the coding sequence ATGGAATCGAAACAAACTTATTTTGTTGATATCAGCAGCGGGGATATTCTGCAGGATCCGAATCAAAACGCCAGTCCAAGCTTTCGGATATTCGCAACCCCTACAGAGGTGAACGAGCTTAAAATGCTCTTTAACGATAACTATGATGATGACATGTCGACCATGAGGCGCGCCCAGGTTCCTTTCCGCCAGTATCATAATTCACCAGAAGATAATCATTATGATCAATCCATGAGGGATATTTATGCGAAGATCTATCTGCTCGGGGATGAAGAAGCACGCAGTCATATCACAGCGATCGGTGTACTCGAAAACACGTCCGATCACCATGTAAGAGAAGATATAGAGAACCTTAAGTAA
- the pdxS gene encoding pyridoxal 5'-phosphate synthase lyase subunit PdxS produces the protein MKTGTDRVKRGMAEMQKGGVIMDVVNAEQAKVAEAAGAVAVMALERVPADIRAAGGVARMADPRIIEEVMGAVSIPVMAKARIGHIVEARVLESMGVDYLDESEVLTPADEEYHLNKRDFTVPFVCGCRDLGEAARRIGEGASMLRTKGEPGTGNIVEAVRHMRKVNAQVRKLVSMNEDEIMTEAKLLGAPYELLLEIKENGRLPVVNFAAGGIATPADAALMMELGADGVFVGSGIFKSENPEKFARAIVEATTHYQDYKLIAELSKELGVAMKGVEIASILPENRMQDRGW, from the coding sequence ATGAAGACTGGTACAGATCGTGTAAAAAGAGGAATGGCTGAAATGCAAAAAGGCGGCGTCATCATGGACGTTGTCAATGCAGAGCAGGCAAAAGTTGCCGAAGCTGCAGGTGCAGTGGCGGTAATGGCTTTAGAACGTGTTCCAGCAGACATCCGTGCTGCAGGTGGAGTGGCAAGAATGGCAGATCCTCGTATTATTGAAGAAGTGATGGGTGCCGTGTCGATTCCGGTAATGGCGAAGGCTCGTATCGGCCATATCGTTGAGGCTAGGGTCCTTGAATCAATGGGTGTTGATTATCTTGATGAAAGTGAAGTATTGACGCCGGCTGATGAAGAGTACCATTTAAATAAAAGAGATTTCACGGTTCCTTTCGTATGCGGATGCCGTGATTTAGGTGAAGCTGCCCGCCGTATCGGTGAAGGGGCATCTATGCTTCGTACAAAGGGTGAGCCTGGAACAGGTAACATCGTTGAAGCGGTTCGTCATATGCGTAAAGTGAATGCTCAAGTACGTAAGCTAGTGAGCATGAATGAAGATGAGATCATGACAGAAGCGAAGTTACTGGGAGCTCCATACGAATTATTGTTAGAAATTAAAGAAAACGGTCGTTTACCTGTTGTAAACTTTGCTGCAGGCGGAATTGCTACACCAGCTGATGCGGCTCTTATGATGGAATTAGGGGCTGACGGAGTATTCGTAGGCTCAGGTATCTTCAAGTCAGAGAACCCTGAGAAATTCGCAAGAGCGATTGTAGAAGCGACTACTCACTACCAGGATTACAAGTTGATTGCAGAGCTTTCAAAAGAGCTTGGTGTAGCGATGAAGGGTGTAGAAATTGCTTCTATCCTTCCTGAAAACCGTATGCAAGACCGTGGATGGTAA
- a CDS encoding glutathione peroxidase: MTTIYDFTVKRANGSVTSLDEYRGKVMLIVNTASKCGFTPQFEELQGLYEEYKEEGLVVLGFPCDQFMNQEFDNQDDIMEFCQVNYGVSFPMFAKVDVKGKEAHPLFTFLTREKKGVLLSNIKWNFTKFLVGKNGEVFDRYSPQTNPRKIEDDIKKLLHAE, from the coding sequence ATGACGACAATTTATGATTTCACTGTTAAGAGAGCGAATGGATCTGTGACGTCGCTGGACGAGTACCGGGGGAAGGTCATGCTGATTGTGAACACAGCAAGTAAGTGTGGCTTTACGCCCCAATTTGAGGAGCTACAGGGCCTGTATGAAGAGTATAAAGAAGAAGGGCTTGTCGTACTGGGTTTTCCGTGTGATCAATTCATGAACCAGGAGTTCGATAATCAGGATGATATCATGGAGTTCTGTCAGGTGAATTACGGAGTATCATTTCCGATGTTTGCGAAGGTGGACGTAAAGGGGAAGGAAGCTCACCCATTGTTCACATTCTTAACCCGGGAGAAAAAAGGTGTCCTTCTTTCCAATATTAAGTGGAACTTCACTAAGTTTCTGGTTGGAAAAAATGGTGAAGTATTCGACCGGTATTCGCCACAAACCAATCCTCGTAAAATTGAGGATGATATTAAGAAGTTGCTCCATGCTGAATAG
- the serS gene encoding serine--tRNA ligase yields MLDIKYLRNNLEDVKARLQHRGENLEDFGKFEELDKRRRELLVESEDLKSKRNEVSQQIAELKKEKKDAQNMILEMREVGAMVKKLDDELRGIEEELERILLSIPNIPHDTVPVGETEDDNIEARKWGEVREFDFEAQPHWDVATNLGILDFERAGKVTGSRFVFYKGLGARLERALINFMMDLHMDEHGYTEMIPPFLVNRASMTGTGQLPKFEEDAFRIESEDYFLVPTAEVPVTNYHRDEILKADELPVSYVAYSANFRSEAGSAGRDTRGLIRQHQFNKVELVRFVKPEDSYAALEELTGHAEKVLQLLGLPYRVLSMCTADLGFTAAKKYDIEVWIPSYGTYREISSCSNFESFQARRANIRFRREPNAKPEHVHTLNGSGLAIGRTVAAILENYQQEDGSVIVPEALRPYMGGVEVIK; encoded by the coding sequence ATGTTAGACATTAAGTATTTACGTAACAATCTGGAAGATGTAAAAGCCCGACTTCAGCACCGCGGTGAGAACCTGGAGGACTTCGGTAAGTTTGAAGAGCTTGATAAGAGAAGAAGAGAGCTCCTTGTGGAAAGTGAAGATTTAAAGAGCAAGCGTAATGAAGTATCTCAACAAATTGCCGAGCTGAAAAAAGAGAAAAAAGATGCTCAGAATATGATTTTGGAGATGCGTGAAGTAGGGGCCATGGTGAAAAAATTGGATGATGAATTAAGAGGCATCGAAGAAGAGCTTGAGCGCATCCTTCTTTCTATTCCAAATATCCCTCATGACACGGTACCTGTCGGGGAAACAGAAGATGATAATATCGAAGCGCGTAAATGGGGAGAGGTCCGGGAATTTGATTTCGAAGCACAGCCTCACTGGGATGTAGCAACAAATCTTGGGATCCTTGATTTCGAACGGGCCGGGAAAGTGACGGGAAGCCGTTTCGTTTTCTATAAAGGCCTTGGGGCAAGACTTGAAAGAGCCCTTATCAACTTCATGATGGACCTTCATATGGATGAGCATGGCTATACGGAAATGATTCCTCCATTCCTAGTGAATCGTGCGAGCATGACAGGGACAGGTCAACTTCCGAAGTTTGAAGAGGATGCTTTCAGAATCGAGAGCGAGGACTACTTCCTAGTTCCGACGGCAGAAGTGCCTGTGACGAATTATCATCGCGATGAAATCCTGAAGGCTGACGAGCTGCCTGTAAGCTATGTGGCATATAGTGCTAACTTCCGCTCTGAAGCTGGATCTGCAGGACGTGATACAAGAGGCTTAATCCGTCAGCATCAGTTCAACAAAGTAGAGCTTGTCCGCTTTGTGAAGCCGGAAGATTCTTATGCTGCACTAGAGGAATTAACGGGTCATGCCGAAAAAGTCCTTCAATTACTTGGCCTTCCATACCGCGTATTATCTATGTGTACCGCGGACCTTGGCTTCACTGCAGCCAAGAAGTACGACATTGAAGTCTGGATTCCGAGTTACGGTACGTACCGTGAGATTTCTTCTTGCAGTAACTTTGAGAGCTTCCAGGCGAGACGTGCGAACATCCGCTTCAGAAGAGAGCCGAACGCGAAGCCTGAACATGTGCATACGTTAAATGGTTCTGGATTAGCGATCGGACGCACAGTAGCCGCCATCCTGGAAAACTACCAGCAGGAGGATGGCAGTGTCATCGTACCAGAAGCCCTTCGTCCATATATGGGTGGAGTGGAAGTCATTAAATAA
- the pdxT gene encoding pyridoxal 5'-phosphate synthase glutaminase subunit PdxT — MLNIGVLGLQGAVREHVRSIEASGANAIVIKRVEQLEEIQGLIMPGGESTTMRRLIDRYGFMEPLRQFAEAGKPIFGTCAGLILLAKHVVGYEEPHLGVMDVTVERNSFGRQKESFEADLSIAHVGEGFNAVFIRAPHIVEAGEDVEILAKHNERIVLARHGQFLGCSFHPELTDDHRLTAFFVEMVKESMEKTIA; from the coding sequence ATGTTGAACATCGGTGTATTAGGACTTCAAGGTGCCGTCAGGGAGCATGTACGTTCCATTGAAGCCTCAGGTGCCAACGCGATTGTCATTAAGCGTGTAGAGCAACTGGAAGAGATTCAGGGGCTCATCATGCCAGGCGGGGAAAGTACGACGATGAGAAGGCTGATTGACCGCTATGGCTTCATGGAGCCGTTAAGGCAATTCGCAGAAGCAGGAAAGCCGATCTTTGGAACATGTGCCGGTTTGATTCTGTTAGCTAAGCATGTTGTCGGTTACGAAGAACCTCATCTTGGAGTGATGGATGTGACGGTGGAGCGTAATTCATTCGGCCGTCAGAAGGAAAGCTTCGAAGCGGACCTTTCCATTGCCCATGTAGGAGAAGGATTCAATGCCGTCTTTATCCGTGCGCCTCATATCGTGGAAGCGGGAGAAGATGTTGAAATCCTGGCGAAGCATAACGAGCGTATCGTGCTTGCCCGCCACGGACAGTTCCTCGGCTGTTCTTTCCATCCCGAATTGACGGATGATCATCGTTTGACCGCTTTCTTCGTTGAAATGGTGAAGGAAAGCATGGAGAAAACAATCGCATAA
- a CDS encoding serine hydrolase, producing MMVFMMAMSMVQKPANAQGDLDVNAKAAILVEASTGKILYEKNSDTAQGIASMTKMMTEYVLLEAVKEGKVKWDQTYTVPTKISNMSHNDNLSNVPLREEGTYKIKDLYEAMAIESANAAAMAIAETVAGSQEKFVQMMNDKAKELGLENYKFVNVTGLNNKDLAPYVDQVVGGADEENVMSAKDTATLAYRLMKDFPEILDTSKIAKKTFAEGTEDAFPMKNWNWMLPGLIREYEGMDGLKTGTTDFAGGCFTGTAERDGMRYITVVMNVDISSGENSYDARFNETRKMLDYAFTNFTMEEVLPADYKVKGHKTLPVQKGKEKEVQIKTDSPLSMVVKNGEEDQYKPKFVLDKKKLNEDGELTAPIKEGEKVGYVMLEAKGKKDLGYLTDKGTNASKASVVTVDGVEKANWFVLSMRAVGGFFGDIWDSITSTVKGWF from the coding sequence ATGATGGTTTTTATGATGGCAATGAGTATGGTGCAGAAACCTGCCAATGCTCAAGGTGACTTGGACGTAAACGCAAAAGCTGCGATTTTAGTAGAAGCAAGTACAGGTAAGATTCTGTATGAGAAGAATTCCGATACTGCTCAAGGAATTGCAAGTATGACGAAGATGATGACTGAGTACGTGTTACTTGAAGCGGTTAAAGAAGGTAAAGTGAAATGGGATCAGACATACACAGTTCCGACAAAAATTTCGAATATGTCCCATAATGATAATCTGAGTAATGTTCCATTAAGAGAAGAGGGTACATACAAAATCAAAGATTTGTATGAGGCAATGGCAATTGAATCTGCAAATGCTGCAGCGATGGCCATCGCTGAAACTGTAGCCGGTTCTCAAGAAAAGTTTGTTCAAATGATGAATGATAAAGCCAAAGAACTGGGCTTGGAAAACTATAAATTTGTCAATGTGACTGGATTAAATAATAAAGATTTAGCTCCCTATGTTGATCAAGTGGTAGGCGGAGCGGATGAAGAAAATGTAATGTCTGCGAAAGATACCGCAACACTTGCTTATCGATTGATGAAAGATTTCCCTGAAATCCTTGATACATCAAAAATCGCGAAGAAAACATTCGCAGAAGGCACTGAAGATGCTTTCCCTATGAAAAACTGGAACTGGATGCTGCCTGGATTGATTCGTGAATACGAGGGCATGGACGGTTTGAAAACCGGTACGACTGATTTTGCGGGTGGATGTTTTACAGGAACAGCTGAAAGAGATGGAATGCGTTATATTACAGTGGTGATGAACGTGGATATCAGCTCTGGTGAAAATTCTTATGACGCACGTTTTAATGAAACAAGAAAAATGTTAGATTACGCCTTTACTAATTTCACAATGGAAGAAGTCCTTCCTGCCGACTACAAAGTAAAAGGACATAAAACACTTCCAGTTCAAAAAGGAAAAGAAAAAGAAGTTCAAATCAAAACCGATTCTCCATTAAGCATGGTGGTTAAGAACGGTGAAGAAGATCAATACAAGCCTAAGTTTGTATTGGATAAGAAAAAGTTGAATGAAGATGGCGAACTGACGGCTCCTATTAAAGAAGGAGAGAAGGTCGGGTATGTCATGCTGGAAGCTAAAGGTAAAAAAGATTTAGGTTATCTTACGGATAAAGGGACAAACGCTTCAAAAGCATCTGTTGTAACAGTGGATGGTGTCGAGAAAGCGAACTGGTTCGTCCTTTCCATGAGAGCCGTCGGTGGTTTCTTCGGAGATATCTGGGATTCCATTACTTCTACGGTTAAAGGCTGGTTCTAA
- the guaB gene encoding IMP dehydrogenase, with protein sequence MWDSKFAKEGLTFDDVLLLPAKSEVLPKDVNISVELTESIKLNVPIISAGMDTVTEAEMAIAMARTGGLGIIHKNMSIEQQAEQVDKVKRSESGVISDPFFLTPDHQVFSAEHLMGKYRISGVPIVNNEQEQKLVGILTNRDLRFIQDYSIQISDVMTKENLVTAPVGTTLEEAEKILQQYKIEKLPLIDQEGTLKGLITIKDIEKVIEFPNSAKDAQGRLLVGAAVGISKDTLTRVEHLVKAHVDVIVIDTAHGHSAGVLSIVREIREAYPTLNIVAGNVATAEATRELIEAGADVVKVGIGPGSICTTRVVAGVGVPQITAVYDCATEARKHGKSIIADGGIKYSGDIVKALAAGGHAVMLGSLLAGTSESPGETEIFQGRRFKVYRGMGSVSSMEKGSKDRYFQEEAKKFVPEGIEGRIPYKGPLADTLYQLVGGLRSGMGYCGTKDLFDLREKAQFIKMTGAGLRESHPHDVQITKEAPNYSL encoded by the coding sequence ATGTGGGATTCTAAATTTGCTAAAGAAGGTTTAACGTTTGACGATGTGTTATTATTACCAGCTAAATCAGAGGTGCTACCAAAGGATGTCAACATCTCTGTTGAATTAACGGAATCAATTAAGCTGAATGTTCCGATCATCAGTGCAGGGATGGATACCGTAACCGAAGCTGAAATGGCGATTGCAATGGCTCGAACAGGTGGACTCGGTATCATCCACAAGAATATGAGTATTGAACAGCAAGCTGAACAGGTCGATAAAGTAAAACGTTCCGAAAGTGGAGTTATCTCTGATCCATTCTTTTTAACTCCGGATCATCAAGTCTTTTCTGCAGAGCACTTGATGGGCAAATATAGAATTTCCGGTGTTCCGATTGTGAACAACGAGCAAGAACAGAAGCTTGTCGGGATTTTAACGAATCGCGACCTTCGTTTCATCCAGGATTACTCGATCCAGATTTCGGATGTCATGACGAAGGAGAATCTTGTAACGGCTCCAGTCGGCACTACCCTAGAAGAAGCGGAAAAAATTCTTCAGCAATATAAAATTGAAAAGCTGCCTTTGATCGATCAAGAAGGAACACTTAAAGGATTGATCACGATCAAGGATATTGAGAAAGTCATCGAGTTCCCGAATTCGGCTAAAGACGCTCAAGGGCGTTTATTAGTAGGAGCAGCCGTTGGCATTTCCAAGGACACATTAACCCGTGTAGAGCATTTGGTTAAAGCCCATGTGGATGTCATCGTGATCGATACGGCTCATGGTCATTCCGCTGGAGTCCTTTCTATTGTTCGTGAAATACGTGAAGCTTATCCAACGTTAAATATCGTTGCAGGTAATGTAGCCACGGCTGAAGCGACTAGAGAATTGATTGAAGCAGGTGCAGATGTGGTCAAAGTGGGAATCGGACCTGGTTCGATCTGTACAACCCGCGTGGTTGCAGGTGTGGGTGTTCCACAAATTACCGCTGTGTATGATTGTGCAACGGAAGCAAGAAAGCATGGGAAGAGCATCATCGCCGATGGAGGCATCAAATACTCCGGTGATATCGTAAAAGCCCTGGCAGCCGGAGGACATGCCGTCATGCTAGGAAGCTTATTGGCAGGTACATCTGAAAGCCCTGGTGAAACGGAAATCTTCCAAGGTCGCCGCTTTAAAGTATACAGAGGGATGGGTTCTGTCAGCTCCATGGAAAAAGGATCAAAGGACCGCTATTTCCAAGAAGAAGCGAAAAAGTTTGTTCCAGAAGGCATCGAAGGGCGCATTCCTTATAAAGGACCTCTTGCCGATACATTGTATCAGCTGGTCGGAGGATTGCGTTCGGGTATGGGGTATTGTGGAACAAAAGACTTATTCGACTTAAGAGAAAAGGCGCAATTCATTAAAATGACGGGTGCCGGCCTTCGTGAAAGTCATCCCCATGATGTTCAGATTACGAAAGAAGCACCAAATTACTCTTTATAA